CCCACTCAATGGTGGACGGCGGCTTGGATGAAATATCCAAGACCACACGATTAACGCCCTTGACTTCGTTGATAATCCTATTGGACATACGCGCCAGCACTTCAGAAGGCAGTCTGGACCAATCAGCAGTCATGGCATCCAGAGAATCCACGATGCGCAAGGCAATGACATTTTCATATGTGCGGTCATCACCCATCACGCCAACGGTCTTGAGAGGCAGCAGCACGGCAAATCCCTGCCAAACCTTGCGGTACCAGTCAGTTGCAACCATTTCGTTCTGCACAATCCGGTCTGCCAGACGCAGAATCTCCAACCGCTCTTCGGTCACTTCGCCGATGATACGGATGGACAGGCCCGGTCCGGGGAACGGCTGACGCCAGATGATATGCTCTGGCAGGCCCAATTCATATGCAGCGCGACGCACTTCATCCTTAAACAATTCACGAAGTGGTTCAACCAGCTTAAGATTCATTTTCTCGGGAAGACCACCCACATTGTGGTGAGACTTGATAACTGCCGAAGGGCCCTTGAAGGATTCGGATTCAATGACATCCGGGTACAAAGTACCCTGTCCAAGGAATTTCACACCTTCGATCGCCTTGGCTTCACGGTCAAAGACTTCGATGAACTTGTAGCCGATGAGCTTACGTTTTTTCTCAGGATCTTCCACGCCCTTCAGATCGGACAGGAATTCGTCTGCCGCATCGACCAGTTTGACATTCAGGTCGAAGTGCTCAGCCAGGAAGCCGATGACTTCTTCCTTCTCGCCCATGCGAAGCAGACCATTGTCAACAAAGATGCAGTGCAGATTTTTGCCGATGGCCCTGTGCAGCATGACTGCGGCCACGGTGGAATCAATGCCGCCGGACAGACCAAGTACGACCTTGTCGTCACCGACCTGTTTCTTCAGGTCTTCAATGGCGGTTTCAACAAAACCTGCCATGGACCAAGATGCTTCCAATCCTGCTACCTTGAACAGAAAGTTCTGAATGATGGTTCCACCGTCAGTGGTGTGCGCCACTTCCGGGTGGAATTGCAAAGCGTAAATTTTCTTTTCCACATTGCCCATTGCGGCGAACTCGATGGAATCAGTCTTACCCATGGGCAGGAAGCCCTCGGGAATGGCTTCCACACGATCACCGTGGGACATCCAAACCGTCAGATTTTCCTTATCCTCAACACCGTCGAAGAGAATACAATCGTTCAGTGCAGTGAACTGCGCCCGACCATATTCGCGGTCCGTGGAAGCAACAACTTTGCCGCCCAGGTTATGGGACAGAAGCTGCATGCCGTAGCATATGCCAAGCACCGGGATGCCCATCTCCATGTATTCCATGTTCAAATCAGGACATCCACCTTCCAGAACGCTGGACGGTCCGCCCGACAGGATAAGCGCAGACGGTTTGAATGCCTTGACCCGTTCAGGATCAACATTACAGGGATGAATCTCGGAGTACACCCCGGCCTCGCGGACGCGCCGTGCAATAAGCTGGGTGAACTGGCTACCAAAATCAAGGATGAGTACTCTGTTTTCGTGCATGTATGTCTCTTTAATTCACTCTGCCAAAAATGAAAAGTAGAAGATGTCTTCCCTTCAATTCAACCCTCATTCCCCGCAATACGCACAGACGCATGAAGAAAGAGGCAAGGAAGGGAGACTCTGCCGCTTTATCCCGACATGGCAGGGCAGGATAAGCGGAGCAAAATATCGAGGGACACAGCCCTGTAGGGCCGGATTGTGACTGCCCGGGAGAAACCGACGGGACGGGTCGGATGGATTATTCCTCCATCCCCATGATTTCTCCCGGACTACACAAGGCGTATTCTCCCGTGCGCACCACTTGCGCGAATACGCCCCAAAAAGTTTACAATGGCAGGCCGGTTACAGCCTGCCATAATTTCAACTTAACCGTCACCCCGGTAATTCGGGGATTCCTTGGTAATGGTCACATCATGGACATGAGACTCCCTGAGACCTGCCGGGGATATCTGCACCATCTGTGATTTTTCGTAGAGATCATCAAGTGTGGCGGAACCAGTGTACCCCATACCGGAGCGCAGTCCTCCAATGAACTGATACAGGGATTCGCCCACCTTACCGCGATACGCCACACGGCCAACAATGCCTTCGGGAACCAGCTTCTTGGACTTCTCCTGGAAGTAACGATCCGAGCTGCCCTTCTTCATGGCGTCGATGGAACCCATGCCACGATACTGCTTATAGGTACGACCTTGATACAAGATGGTTTCACCCGGCGATTCATCGGTACCGGCAAGAACCGAACCCATCATGCAGGAATTTGCACCGCAGGCCAACGCCTTGACAACGTCACCGGAGAATTTGATGCCGCCGTCTGCGATGATGCATTTGTCGGCCTCACGGGCTGCCCGATTGGCCTCAATGATTGCCGTGATCTGCGGAACGCCGACACCGGCAACAACACGAGTGGTGCAGATGGAACCGGGGCCGATGCCGACCTTGACAGTATCCACACCGGCTTCAATGAGAGCCTTGGCCCCTTCGTATGTGGCAATATTACCACCGACGAGCTGTACCTGTGGATAGGCTGCACGAAGTTCACGTGTGGATTTGAGGATGTTTTCGGAATGACCGTGAGCGGAATCAAGCACAAGGAAGTCAGCCCCGGCATGAAGAAGTGCTTCGGACCGGCTCAGGCAGTCATTACCAACGCCGATTGCCGCACCAACAAGGAGGCGCCCCTTGGAGTCTTTGACTGCATCAGGGTATTTTTTATGCTTGTTGATATCCTTGATGGTGATAAGGCCCTTGAGTCGATTATCAGCATCGACCACCAGCAGTTTCTCGATGCGATGCTGATGCAGCTTGCGCTTGGCTTCCTCGTTATCGATCCCTTCAGGCACCGTGACGAGATTACGGGAAGTCATCAGCTCGGAAACCAGCGGATTATCGTCTTTCACAAAACGAATATCACGGTTGGTGATGATACCCACCAGGTGATCACCCTTGACAACTGGCAGACCGGAAATACGGTATTCGGCCATGATAGCCTTGACCTTGCCCAGATCGTCATCGGGGTGAACAGTGATCGGGTCGGAGATCATGCCGGACTCGGACTTCTTGACCCGATCAATCTCACGAGCCTGTTCCCGGACTGACATGTTCTTGTGAATAACACCCGCACCGCCGTGCCGGGCCATGGAAATGGCCATGCGGGACTCGGTGACCGTGTCCATGGCAGCAGAAATCAACGGGATGTTCAACTTGATCTCGGGGGTCAGGTAGGTTGACACATCGACGGCGTCGGGCAGGATATTGGAATAGCCCGGTATCAGGAGAACGTCATCAAAGGTCAGTGCCTTTTCGAGAATCTTGCTCATATATGTACCTCCAGAGCGATGGTTGGATGTATCTAAGTTTAAGGCCGAACGTTCCCGTTCGGCCTTGTCGTCGTAATTTATAAGCCCAGGTAGGCCTTCTTCACCTGCTCATCCTCAAGGAGCTTGTCGCAGGTGTCTGTGAGAACCACTCGCCCGTTTTCCATGACGTATCCTCGATGCCCTATTTTGAGCGCGAGGTTGGCGTTCTGTTCCACCAAGAAGATGGTGGTATTATTTTCCGCGTTGACCTTCTTGATAATTTCAAAGATCTGCCGGACAACCAAGGGCGCAAGCCCCATTGACGGTTCATCCAGAAGCAGGAGACGAGGCTTTGCCATAAGAGCACGCCCGATGGCAAGCATCTGTTGCTCCCCACCCGACAGGGTACCGCCCTGCTGTTTGCGTCGTTCCGCCAGAATGGGGAACAAATCATAACAATAATCCATATCCCGTTTGATCGCGCTCTTGTCGTTACGCATGAAAGCGCCCATGTCCAGGTTTTCCTGAACAGTCAGCTCCGGAAAAATGAGACGCCCTTCCGGCACCTGACAAATTCCCTGACCTACGATCTTGTTCGGTGCTTCGCGCGAGATATCTTCACCTTCGTACAACACCTTGCCTTCCCGGGCCTGAACCACACCGCACACAGTCATGAGCGTTGTGGATTTTCCTGCGCCGTTGGCACCAATCAACGTAATGATTTCGCCCTGATCGATATGCAGGTTCACATCGTAGAGAGCCTGGATATTACCATAAAAGCTGTTGACATTCTTCAGTTCGAGCATCCTAGTCATCGTGGTCCTCCCCGAGGTATGCCTTGATGACCACCGGATTCTCGGCAATTTCACGCGGCGTGCCGGTTGCTATCATGCGCCCGTAATCCAGGACGTAGATGCGGTCTGACATTGACATGACCATCTTCATATCGTGCTCAATAAGCATAATGGAAATGTTGAACTGCTCACGGATATCCATGATGAGCTGTTCCAGCTCCAGTGTCTCCTGCGGATTCATCCCCGCAGCAGGCTCATCCAGCAAAAGCAGAAACGGGTCCGTTGCCAACGCTCGGGCAATTTCCAGCCGCCGCTGTTTGCCGTACGGCATGTTGGATGACAATTCATCTGCGAATCCAGTCAGACCGACCAGCTCCAACAGGTGATATGCCTTTTCAATAACCGCTTCTTCTTCTTTACGAGCCGCCTTGTTGCGCGACACAGCTCCCCAGATTGAGGCCTTGGTGCGACAATGAGTTCCTATCATGACGTTTTCCAAGGCGGTCATGGAGTGGAAGAGTCGTATATTCTGGAAGGTACGCGCCATTCCATATTCTGTGACGATATTCGGCTTCTTGCCGTTAATACGGACCTGTTTTCCCGAAACATCAGGATCAATAAGCACATCTCCTGATGTTGGAGTATATATACCGGTAATGCAGTTGAAGAACGTCGTCTTCCCTGCACCGTTTGGACCAATCAGGGCCACGATTTCCTTGTCGTTCACAACAAGATCGACTTCGTCCAGGGCGCGAATACCCCCGAAGTCCTTACTCACTGCGTTGACATTCAAGACTGGATTATTCATTGCCTGCACTCGCAGTTTTGGAAGCTGTATATTTATAGATCTTACGCTTTGCGCTGATCAATCCCTGCGGCCTGAATACCATGACCAGAACCATGATGGCCCCGAACAGGAGCATCCTGAACTGAGCAAAATCACGAAGGTACTCCGGCAACAGGATCAGGATAATGGCACCGGCTATGACTCCGCGGATAGATCCCATGCCACCGATAACGACGATGGACAGGATAATGGCCGACTCCCAGAAGGTGAATGACGCCGGGTTGATGAAACTCGTCTTGGCTGCAAAGACCACACCGGCCATACCGGCCCAAGTGGCCCCCAATGCAAAAGCCATGAGCTTGGTCTTCATCTTGTCGATCCCCATGGCCTGACACGCGATTTCATCCTCACGCAAAGCCAGCCATGCCCGCCCAATGCGAGAATTCTGCAATCGGTTGACACAGAAAATGGTAAATACCAGCAGCCCGAGCATGATGTAATACATGTAATGCGTGGAACCGATCACACCTATCTTCATGTCGAACAATGCAGGACGGTCAATACCGGAGATACCAGAGGGTCCCATGGTGACATCACCCCAGTTTTCAAGGACCAGACGAATGATCTCACCAAATCCGAGGGTGACGATAGCCAGATAGTCGCCGCGCAGACGCAGGACCGGAAAACCGAGCAGAACGCCGAGAAGCGCACCAAGTACCGCCCCAACGGGCAGCATGAACCAGAATCCGACCCCCCAGTGCATGTTGCACAAAGCGTATGCGTATGCACCCACGGCGTAGAAGGCTACGTACCCGAGATCAAGCAGACCGGCCAGGCCGACAACAATATTCAAGCCCAGACCAAGTACTATGTACACGAGACAGGAAACCATTATGTTGGTCTGATAAAGATCAAAGACCTGCGGAAACCCGACGGCAACCAAGGCAATGGCGCCAAGGGCAACTAATTTCAAAACCGTATTTGATTGGACTTTGGTGAGCAGGGATTCCATATGGGATTCCTCTTTGCTCTCATCTTTCTTGAGCTCTTTTCTCGCCAGCAGCCAACGCCACACAAAAGAACCGAAGAAGACAGCCAAAGCGATATATGCCATGCGGTCCCAATGCCATACCACCGTTTTTTCGATGGTATTGACCTTGATAACCATGATCGGGAATGTCAGAAAGGCAAACCAGAGTGCAGCAACTACCGACCTTTTGAGAGCCTGCGCGAAATTATCGCACCCGGCGGTCAGAAAGAAGCTGAAGAAGCTCTGCTGAGCCAGCGTATTACTTACATTGCTCACAATATCTTCCTTGCATGATGAAAAACAGCATGCTGCTTGATAATCTCATTTAAACCTTTTGGGTCTTTTCCTTGCCCATGATGCCCGACGGCCTGAAAATCAGGATCAGCACCAGTAGACAGAATGCGAATACATCCTCGTAGTCCGAAGAGACATACCCGGTTGCAAACGCTTCGGTCAGGCCAAGTACAAGAGCTCCGAGCATGGCACCAGGAATGGACCCAATGCCACCGAGCACAGCAGCAGTAAATGCCTTGATACCCGCAATGAAGCCTATGTAATAGTTGATCTGACCGATATGCGAGGCGATGAGAACGCCACCGACAGCAGCCAAACTGGACCCGATGACAAAGGTTGCGGAAATGACCATGTCGACATTGATTCCGACCAGCATGGCCATCTTGCGGTTCTGGGCAGTGGCTCGCATGGCCTTGCCCAATTTAGTGAATTTGATGAACAGCGTCAGCCCGACACACGAAGATATCGTTGCAAGGATAATGACCAGTTCGGAAGAACTCATGATGGAGCCCATTGACTTCATGAACCCAAACTCCGGGATGAGTTCAGGAAACGGCAGAAAGTCTGAGGTCTGAGCAAGCATGACATAGTTCTGCAGAAAAATTGACATGCCGATGGCGGAAATCAGCGGAGAAAGACGAGGGGCACCGCGCAGTGGCTTATAGGCTACCTTTTCGATGGTATACCCGTATGCCGCAGCCCATATCACCGCACAAGCCACCGCAATGGCCAGAATGGCAAAACCCGGAAAACCGAGCATCGTCAACAATCCCGCCACAATCAGGCCGGTGAACGCGCCAATCATGTAAATTTCGCCATGAGCGAAGTTGATAAGCTCGATTATGCCGTAGACCATGGTATAGCCCAGAGCGATAAGAGCATAAATGCTGCCTCGGGTCAGTCCACCCAACAACAGCTCAAGAAAATATTCCATTAGGTGAAATCCTGTTCATTAAATAAACCCAGGGGACAGGCATGTGCCCGTCCCCTGGTTCAATGTGTTTTGCTATCAGCTACTACTTAATCTCAACGTACTTGCCGTCTTGTACTTGGTAGATGGCAAAGCCAACGCCTTCGGCATCACCCTTGGCGTCGAATTTGATATTACCGACCGGGGTGTCGACCTTCTTGGTACGGAGGGCGTCCACAACCTTGTCATAATCAGTGCTTCCAGCGTTCTCGACAGCCTTGAGCAGAGCCAGGGCAGCGGAATATGCTTCCGGGAAGAACGGGCCGGGATCAGCGCCGAATTCTGCTTTATGAGCGGCAACAGCTTCCTGATAAAGGGGATTGGAAGAGAAGTCCATGGGGCCAGTAGCATACACGCCTTCAGCGTACTTGCCAGCAACCTTGATGAAGGTGTCATCCTTAACACCGTCATCAGACAGGAAGGGAATATCAAGACCCTTCTTGCGCATGCCGGTGACAACTTTGGAAGCTTCAGGATGATACCCACCGAAGATAACACCATCAGCGCCGGAGCCCTTGATTTTCTGGACAACGGCGGAATAATCGACGGCACCGGGGGTCACGCCTTCAAACAGAGCGACCTGAATATCGGCATCAGCTTCAATGAACTGTTTGCAGAAAGAGGCAAAGCCCTTACCGTAGTCACCCTTGTCGTGAATGATGGCGATGCTCTTGAGACCAAGGCCTTTGGCAAATTTGACTTCAAGGGCAGCCTGCGCATCATCAGGTGCGATAGTACGGAAAAAGTTCGGATATTCGCCGGACTGGGTCAACGGCGGATTGGTTGCGGAGGGAGACATGACCACGATCTTGCCATCCATATAGATGGGCAGAGCGGCCTTGGTCGCGCCGGAGCAGATGTGACCGAGCACGATCTTCACGTCGTCAGACAACATCTTGGTGGCGGCGTTAGTCGCCAGTTCAGGCTTGCACTGATCGTCTTGTGCGACAACTTCAACCATGGAGCCATTGACGCCACCGGCGGCGTTGATCTTGGCTGCAACGAGCTTGGCTGCATTGACGGTAGGCAGGCCGTAGGAGGCCAGGTCGCCGGAATGCGCGCCAGCAACGCCGAGTACGAGTTTCGCAGCGGGAGCCACTTCACCAGTCTCAACATCAGCTTTTTCGTCGGCTTTTTCTGCCTTTTCCGCTTCACCGCCACACGCTGCCAGCATAGCCATCATGACCAGGCATAATGCGATCAGACTCAATTTGACTCTCATGCTTCTCTCTCCTAAAAAAGTATAAGGTTCGCTACCATTTTGGTGTATACAAAGGACGTATATTCCTCCTCAAAAAACAGCTCCCCGCAGTTTTTGAGTGGAATGAGACATTGTATTTATTTTACAAATATTGTCAATAACATCCACCCAAAGCTGCGGGGAGTCAATAGCCCGGTATCTCAGGTCTTTTATTTACCCAGTTCCTCCCGGGCCAGCTTTATCATTTCCTGATCATCCTTTTCCAGCTCCAGGACCCTGGAGAAATATGTCCCGGCTTCTTCGGATTTCTTGAAATAATGCTTATAGATGACGCCCAAATTGAAAAGCGCAAGAGTGTCTGTATCATCAATTTTCAGGATCGCTTCATAGGATTCGCTTGCCTTGGTGAAGTCTTCCTTATTGAAATAGGCAATGCCGATACCTTTCAAAACCGTGGTATTTTCAGGCTGGAGCGTCCGGGCTTTCAAAAGCGGTTGCAAAGCACGGTCCCAGGCGCGCATCATGAGGAAGGAGTTTCCCAAACCAATGAGCGCTTCCGCGTCGTTAGGATCAGCATCCACACGAGCCATGAATTCCTTGACCTTGGACATGGCACCATTCGAGACACCACCCATGGCCTGTCCTTCATTATCCGGAATACCGTCACCATCATGGTCATGCCCATCATCAGGTGTATGCTGGGGCTGTTGTGCTTTAACAAACAGATTCGGATTGTCCATTCGGTAGATGAAGCTGGTCACGAACATGGCACCAATAGCCACGACCACGGCCAGAATAACGGCCTTTCGGCCAAACGTGGTAATATTAGCTGTCATTGTCGTCTCCCAAAAGTTCGAGCTGCCGCACGCGCTTTTCCAGTCCGGCAGACTTGGACGCCAGGAACACAAGATATCCGGCGACGCCGAGCCAGACGGCTGCATTTGCGATGAATATATAAGTGGTTGCAGACATTTCAAATCCTTCTAAAGTAAGAAATTCTAGTTTTCATCATCCCAGATAAGCATGGCTTCAAGCTTTGCCTGCTGGGTCAGTTGCCCGATCCGCGTGAGCAGCATGGCTCCCCACATGAAACCAAAGGCGACCAAACCGGCGAGCACCGTATACCACATACGAATTTCCATACCCGATCCCTCTCGAGCCAGGCCATCAGGGTGAGCACTGCCCCACAGCTTGGCTGCGAAAAAGACCAACGGTACGTCCAGAAAAGCGACAATACCGAGTACGGCACAAACCAGTGCCTTACGGTCCCGCCCCATGGGCGTATTCCTGAGCACCAGATATCCTGCATACACGTACCACATGATGAGCGCGGTAGTCAGTTTCGGATCCCAGAGCCACCAGTGTCCCCATTCTGCCCGTGCCCATACCGACCCCGTCACCAGAGCAAGCGATGCAAACAGAACACCCAGTTCCGCAGCGGCTCCGGCCACCTGATCATACACATCCTTGCGATTGAACAAATAGAGTATCGAGGTCACAAAAACGACGAAAAAGGAAACCAGCGACCACCAGGAACATGGCAGATGCAGGTAGAAAATTTTCTGCACCGGGCCGGACTGAGCCACAGGCGCATAAAACCATATCATGGACTGATGCACGAGCAGGGTCAGACCTGCCAACAGTGCTAGTACTTTTATTTTCATAGCTACTACTCTTCCCCACTGTAAACGAATGGGAACAGGAACAACCCGGCCCCGGAAAACAAACAATCAAAAGCAAAGATCAGACCGAGCCACTTGTCAGCCCCGTCCACTGGGTCCGGCGAAAAGCACATCCCGAACAGGGTGATTCCAGACAAAAGCACCGGCAGCAACAGCGGGAAGACGATGACCGACAGCAACGACTCGCGCGCAGCCTGCCCCTGTGACAACGCGCCAAGGAGGGCACCGATAACCACCAGACCGATATCCGCGCCGACCAACGTCACGGCCAACAGCCACACGGGGCCGTGTACCGATTGCCCAAGAAATGCAGCCGTAGCCGGCAGAAAAACCAATTGAGAAATCAGCAGCAGGCTCAATCCCGCCAATCCTTTGCCGATCCAGACCGCATGCACAGGCACGGGTGAGGACAGGATGCCGATACGAGAACCGTTGGCCTCCTCAATGGCAAAGAGATCATTGAATACAAGCACAAGCCCAAAGGCGGAAGCGAGCCAGAAAATGGCCCCTGCCGCTTGCGGCGAGATTCCTCCACCCAATGGTTTGGACAATGAAAACAGGAAAATAAGCAACAGACCGAGCAACACAGCCTGAACCAACCCCTGACCGCCCGACATGGACAGTTTGAGGTCTTTGGAGGCAATTATTCCGGCGCGTTTCAGCATGTCGCCTCCACCACGTATTCCGATGCCGGTCCGAAATATTCCACCTTCCTGCCACCCAACGCGAGAACCTTGTCGGCAAGCGCCGTATCCTCGGCCACCTGGTGACTGATCCAGACAATACTGACGCCATTGTCGCGAAACCCGGTAATCTCATTCCGGAGTTTTGCCAGAGAACGCGGATCAAGTCCGGTTCCTGGTTCATCGAGAAAAATGAGCTTGGGCTCCACGAGATAGATACGCGCCAGATTCAGCCGTTGGGCCATACCTCGCGAGAACGAACCGGCCTTTTCCTCAGCCGCGCGCTCAAGCCCTACCCTTTTGAGTAAACCCATAAGTTTTTCTCGAGATGGAGAAAGGCCATACATGGCCCCCCAGAATTTCAGATTTTCCAGAGCAGATAAGCCAGGATAAATAAAGGTGGCGTGTCCGAGATATGCAGAATCTTCCGGCTCAACAGCAAATGTCACATCCCCTGCCGACGGCTTGGAAAGTCCTGCCATAATGCGCATAAGCGTCGACTTACCTGCGCCGTTATGGCCGGTAACCAGCAGGATTTCACCTGGCGAGACTTCGCAGGAAACTTCCTTGAAGACGAGTTTGCTGCCAAAAAACTTGGCAACCCGCTTCACTGAAAGCAGAGGCGCATCCGCCATTTATCTGCCCTCACCAGGTCTGGGCATACGCCGGAGCAGCAGAAACGCGAGCAGACTCATAAGCGTACCGCCGATCCAGATCCAGTTGATGAGCGGATTGACGCTGATCTTGAAGCTCGCTTTGTCATCCTCGGTCAGGCCGAGCAGCGTGGCGTATAGTTCATCGCCAAGTCCTGGGATAGTGGAAACTTCGGCAAACTGCTGTCGCTCGAAATTTCGATAAATACGTTTATCAGGCATCATTATGCCCATAAGCTTGCCGTCCTCGAAGACCT
The genomic region above belongs to uncultured Pseudodesulfovibrio sp. and contains:
- the guaA gene encoding glutamine-hydrolyzing GMP synthase, which encodes MHENRVLILDFGSQFTQLIARRVREAGVYSEIHPCNVDPERVKAFKPSALILSGGPSSVLEGGCPDLNMEYMEMGIPVLGICYGMQLLSHNLGGKVVASTDREYGRAQFTALNDCILFDGVEDKENLTVWMSHGDRVEAIPEGFLPMGKTDSIEFAAMGNVEKKIYALQFHPEVAHTTDGGTIIQNFLFKVAGLEASWSMAGFVETAIEDLKKQVGDDKVVLGLSGGIDSTVAAVMLHRAIGKNLHCIFVDNGLLRMGEKEEVIGFLAEHFDLNVKLVDAADEFLSDLKGVEDPEKKRKLIGYKFIEVFDREAKAIEGVKFLGQGTLYPDVIESESFKGPSAVIKSHHNVGGLPEKMNLKLVEPLRELFKDEVRRAAYELGLPEHIIWRQPFPGPGLSIRIIGEVTEERLEILRLADRIVQNEMVATDWYRKVWQGFAVLLPLKTVGVMGDDRTYENVIALRIVDSLDAMTADWSRLPSEVLARMSNRIINEVKGVNRVVLDISSKPPSTIEWE
- the guaB gene encoding IMP dehydrogenase — translated: MSKILEKALTFDDVLLIPGYSNILPDAVDVSTYLTPEIKLNIPLISAAMDTVTESRMAISMARHGGAGVIHKNMSVREQAREIDRVKKSESGMISDPITVHPDDDLGKVKAIMAEYRISGLPVVKGDHLVGIITNRDIRFVKDDNPLVSELMTSRNLVTVPEGIDNEEAKRKLHQHRIEKLLVVDADNRLKGLITIKDINKHKKYPDAVKDSKGRLLVGAAIGVGNDCLSRSEALLHAGADFLVLDSAHGHSENILKSTRELRAAYPQVQLVGGNIATYEGAKALIEAGVDTVKVGIGPGSICTTRVVAGVGVPQITAIIEANRAAREADKCIIADGGIKFSGDVVKALACGANSCMMGSVLAGTDESPGETILYQGRTYKQYRGMGSIDAMKKGSSDRYFQEKSKKLVPEGIVGRVAYRGKVGESLYQFIGGLRSGMGYTGSATLDDLYEKSQMVQISPAGLRESHVHDVTITKESPNYRGDG
- a CDS encoding heme exporter protein CcmB, giving the protein MLKRAGIIASKDLKLSMSGGQGLVQAVLLGLLLIFLFSLSKPLGGGISPQAAGAIFWLASAFGLVLVFNDLFAIEEANGSRIGILSSPVPVHAVWIGKGLAGLSLLLISQLVFLPATAAFLGQSVHGPVWLLAVTLVGADIGLVVIGALLGALSQGQAARESLLSVIVFPLLLPVLLSGITLFGMCFSPDPVDGADKWLGLIFAFDCLFSGAGLFLFPFVYSGEE
- a CDS encoding DUF3382 domain-containing protein; amino-acid sequence: MTAGCDNFAQALKRSVVAALWFAFLTFPIMVIKVNTIEKTVVWHWDRMAYIALAVFFGSFVWRWLLARKELKKDESKEESHMESLLTKVQSNTVLKLVALGAIALVAVGFPQVFDLYQTNIMVSCLVYIVLGLGLNIVVGLAGLLDLGYVAFYAVGAYAYALCNMHWGVGFWFMLPVGAVLGALLGVLLGFPVLRLRGDYLAIVTLGFGEIIRLVLENWGDVTMGPSGISGIDRPALFDMKIGVIGSTHYMYYIMLGLLVFTIFCVNRLQNSRIGRAWLALREDEIACQAMGIDKMKTKLMAFALGATWAGMAGVVFAAKTSFINPASFTFWESAIILSIVVIGGMGSIRGVIAGAIILILLPEYLRDFAQFRMLLFGAIMVLVMVFRPQGLISAKRKIYKYTASKTASAGNE
- a CDS encoding ABC transporter ATP-binding protein; the protein is MNNPVLNVNAVSKDFGGIRALDEVDLVVNDKEIVALIGPNGAGKTTFFNCITGIYTPTSGDVLIDPDVSGKQVRINGKKPNIVTEYGMARTFQNIRLFHSMTALENVMIGTHCRTKASIWGAVSRNKAARKEEEAVIEKAYHLLELVGLTGFADELSSNMPYGKQRRLEIARALATDPFLLLLDEPAAGMNPQETLELEQLIMDIREQFNISIMLIEHDMKMVMSMSDRIYVLDYGRMIATGTPREIAENPVVIKAYLGEDHDD
- the ccmA gene encoding heme ABC exporter ATP-binding protein CcmA codes for the protein MADAPLLSVKRVAKFFGSKLVFKEVSCEVSPGEILLVTGHNGAGKSTLMRIMAGLSKPSAGDVTFAVEPEDSAYLGHATFIYPGLSALENLKFWGAMYGLSPSREKLMGLLKRVGLERAAEEKAGSFSRGMAQRLNLARIYLVEPKLIFLDEPGTGLDPRSLAKLRNEITGFRDNGVSIVWISHQVAEDTALADKVLALGGRKVEYFGPASEYVVEATC
- a CDS encoding CcmD family protein; its protein translation is MSATTYIFIANAAVWLGVAGYLVFLASKSAGLEKRVRQLELLGDDNDS
- a CDS encoding branched-chain amino acid ABC transporter substrate-binding protein, which translates into the protein MRVKLSLIALCLVMMAMLAACGGEAEKAEKADEKADVETGEVAPAAKLVLGVAGAHSGDLASYGLPTVNAAKLVAAKINAAGGVNGSMVEVVAQDDQCKPELATNAATKMLSDDVKIVLGHICSGATKAALPIYMDGKIVVMSPSATNPPLTQSGEYPNFFRTIAPDDAQAALEVKFAKGLGLKSIAIIHDKGDYGKGFASFCKQFIEADADIQVALFEGVTPGAVDYSAVVQKIKGSGADGVIFGGYHPEASKVVTGMRKKGLDIPFLSDDGVKDDTFIKVAGKYAEGVYATGPMDFSSNPLYQEAVAAHKAEFGADPGPFFPEAYSAALALLKAVENAGSTDYDKVVDALRTKKVDTPVGNIKFDAKGDAEGVGFAIYQVQDGKYVEIK
- a CDS encoding ABC transporter ATP-binding protein, yielding MLELKNVNSFYGNIQALYDVNLHIDQGEIITLIGANGAGKSTTLMTVCGVVQAREGKVLYEGEDISREAPNKIVGQGICQVPEGRLIFPELTVQENLDMGAFMRNDKSAIKRDMDYCYDLFPILAERRKQQGGTLSGGEQQMLAIGRALMAKPRLLLLDEPSMGLAPLVVRQIFEIIKKVNAENNTTIFLVEQNANLALKIGHRGYVMENGRVVLTDTCDKLLEDEQVKKAYLGL
- a CDS encoding branched-chain amino acid ABC transporter permease LivH (LivHMGF is the membrane component of the LIV-I/LS branched-chain amino acid transporter), which codes for MEYFLELLLGGLTRGSIYALIALGYTMVYGIIELINFAHGEIYMIGAFTGLIVAGLLTMLGFPGFAILAIAVACAVIWAAAYGYTIEKVAYKPLRGAPRLSPLISAIGMSIFLQNYVMLAQTSDFLPFPELIPEFGFMKSMGSIMSSSELVIILATISSCVGLTLFIKFTKLGKAMRATAQNRKMAMLVGINVDMVISATFVIGSSLAAVGGVLIASHIGQINYYIGFIAGIKAFTAAVLGGIGSIPGAMLGALVLGLTEAFATGYVSSDYEDVFAFCLLVLILIFRPSGIMGKEKTQKV
- the ccsA gene encoding cytochrome c biogenesis protein CcsA — protein: MKIKVLALLAGLTLLVHQSMIWFYAPVAQSGPVQKIFYLHLPCSWWSLVSFFVVFVTSILYLFNRKDVYDQVAGAAAELGVLFASLALVTGSVWARAEWGHWWLWDPKLTTALIMWYVYAGYLVLRNTPMGRDRKALVCAVLGIVAFLDVPLVFFAAKLWGSAHPDGLAREGSGMEIRMWYTVLAGLVAFGFMWGAMLLTRIGQLTQQAKLEAMLIWDDEN